The Acanthopagrus latus isolate v.2019 chromosome 11, fAcaLat1.1, whole genome shotgun sequence genome segment TGATCTTTGAGCTGGCTGTGGTCGGCCTGCCTTTCTTATCTGTGTTCAGGCTTTCAGGGAACAAGCTACGGATGAAGTCACTGTGGAGACAAATTAAAAGatgttacatttcttttctctacTTCATTTCTTTCCAAAACATACCACcagtaaatacataaaatagGTTTATGAGACTTACTATTCGCTGCTTTGCATGAGCTCAATGAGGTCGGGGAAAAGCACATCTCGGTTCCTCTCACAGAAGCCATTGATATCATACGACACCTGAGATGACACCAGGCATTATATTTGCTGTGTAAACTTCACTTTAGGATCATTTGCTGTATGATTTTCAATTCAAATGTGCTTAAGGGTTGTTCATGCAAAAccctcaatcacaacacatcacacatcgGACAACAAGCATTAGCTTCAGGAACCCTCCCAATttgaaatacaatacaaataattGTCCGTGGGTAGTATTCCTGCCACCACAAAGTCAGTGTGACTGATTTTATGTTCGTACTTTGCCAGCGTAGTGATGTATGACGAAGCCAGAGTTCCAGCTGTTGAAATGTTCATGTGTTCCCACAGCAGCCTGCAGTTTCTGCAGGAGGGTGTCATCTGCGCCCTCTCCTTTGGCATGCATGGTGGCGCACACATCATCCAGCACACTCATTATACCAGGTGGGTTCTGCAAGGAGAGGATGGAGTGTATGAAATTTTCTATAAAAAAGTCACCGCTCGCAACAGATTTCACACTTTTAAAAGTGTTTGGGCCTAAAAACAAAAGATCCTCCTTGCAAACATCCAATATGATGGTTAATtatttgatgataaaagaacaagatgataatgtttatttaaaatagtGTTAAACCCATTAAAGCCAAGCAAgaacactttttaaattgtttatgttatttatgCAACTGTTTATGCCTCACAAAGACAGAGTTGGAAAAAAGGTTGCATTCCTGGGGtcaaaaaatggttaaaaaatcAGTTCATGTGGAAATATCTCATATAAGCTgattcttttttgtgttttaggaATCGTagatgaaaaatagaaaagatattcaaaaaaaatctaaattctcTTAATACCATTTctaaaataagaatattttcaggtttctttACTCCACTATGACAGAAAACTGactatctttgggttttggacaaatGTCATCatgggctttgggaaacactgacattttttttttaccattttatgGAACAGACAACAAATCTATTAAAGGATGATGAGTTGTGAGCTTACCAATTTATTTTCAATGAGGTCACACACGATCTTATTGTTGAAGTACTCGATGGGAGTCCACTTGATGCCCTCCTGAACATACTCTTCCTACAGGAAAATCAGAAGACATTAGAATGAACTAGAAGACAGAATGgagctcagaggaaaacagattgaaatacattttaagaaggCAGATTTGAAAATAGAAAACCACATTCAGACTGAATTATTCAGAAGCTCACTCTTTGCTTCTAATCAACAAAATCCCATTTAATCAGTCAAGTGCAGAAGTATAGAGACAATGAGGACAACACAAGAGATGTGACAGACTTtacaaaagcaacacatttcactgtAGCTACCTGCTCAGCCTTCAGAGTCAGTTCAATAAAGATCTGCTGCAGTTTCTCGTTGACAAAGTTGATACAGAACTGCTCGAAGCCAtttctctgccagtgagggacACAATCCAGTCAATATCACATTATTACAACAGTAAATCTTGCTGTGCTGTACCTTCTCTAAATCTACCATCTGTTGTTGTAGTGGCTGCCTATAAATATTATGGAACACTACGTTGTACTGACCTGGAATATCTCAAAACCATAAATGTCAAGCACTCCGATGCTGAATTCTTCATGCGGCTTCTGGATGGCTTTATTTATAGCCTggagaagacagacagggaaATATAAAGACCAAATCACTGTATATCAACTTGTGTCAGTAACTAGGTAGGTAAAAGGTTTCCCCCTTATTTCACGCTTTTTGTtgcttctgtgtttaaaaagtcTGACTACCTCCACCAGATAGTCAAAGAGTCGTGCATAAAGGGCTTTGGCCAGGGCGTCTCGTGTGTAGGTGGCCTGCTCCTGGTTCAGGGTCACATTGATGGACTCTGACTTCCCTCCCCACTTTGAATCCATCCTCCGGCTCGTCAGCTTGTCCTGCAGACGGTTGGGGTCTATGCCCAGCAAATATGCTGGGAAGGCAAGCACTGGAAGAGAAAAGTCATATTTCAAATCAACATAGATATACAAAATAAGGCTTGAGTAAAGAATGCTTCTCTCTGCAGTAAATGTAGATGAAAGTGTCTGCAGATTTTACAATTCAAAACAGCGACTGTGGGATAGTAAAATTGCTGCCTGGATGTAAACACCAATTATCTATTGAGCAGGCAATCCTTTGGCAGCAAACAAAGGAGAGGCTAAACAAAGTAGTAGCGATGTGTACGGATCCTGTCAATTAACGGTGTATTTGTCATGGGACTTCTTCATCACTGTGAGCTGTAATTTACTCATATCCCTTAAGGGATGTGCACACACAATCCCCAGTGTGTGTACACGGGCATGGTTGAATGAATATGTGTGACTGGCGTATGTGCGTGTGTCTCACTCACAGTCCGTGCTCTCCACCTGCCCGTAGTTCCCTGCTTCAATGAAGCTGATGTTTCCCAGGTGGAGGATGCCTGCGACAATCTGCAGCACCTGAGTCTGGATGTCACCTGGGATCCCAATCACCTGCATGGCTTCCTGGAGACCACAGCAAAAAGAAATGAGGGCAGCAGTTTGTCGCATCAACAAGCATGGCTAAGACTGAGTGgaaatatttgattttcataacacacttttttttttagctatttactatttgctttttttgtttactggtATTTCTGGCTGGGCAATATTAGACTGTGAAGAACAAACATAGCAATTACACTCAGTTACTGTTAAAACTAgctaatttttcatttttaatgctaactaaaactgtaaaaaaaaaacaaaaaaaactaccaaTTAAGCCCAACTTTGTAAGTATTAAAATGccctgcttttttaaaatagtgTTTTAGAAAAGACTACTTTTTATATCACTGAGGGCTTAAATTTCAGCACTTAATTTATATAACCTGAGCTAAAACAAAATCTGAAGAATAAGCATGGCTGCTTACcacagggaaaaaagaaaagcgttTTCTTTAGTGTTAAAAATAACTCATGTATAGCTAACTTTTTCACTTTTGAcagttgttttcactgttaGCTAAAGCTGcaactgttaaaagaaaaagtgctgTTGCTATGGATACCTGCCATTTGCGCACTGGTTCAGAGGTTTTTATATGGGACTATTTCTTTAGTAGAAACTAGTTCCAACTAAAAATATTCAATGTGAGCTCTGTATATTACACTGAGTAACACTTGTACTGTTTTTGAAAAGATGCGCTCCCACTGATTTTTTactaaatgtatttgtcaatGCTATTGTGACGGAGGGACTGGTAACGCCCacaccaaataaataaatcaaaaactagctagctagttacTATGAAGCTGCAGGGTCAGAATACTTTGTTCTACCTAATAAGTCGAGAATaaatatgtaaagaaaaaaaaaagaatatatatatgttaaGTTTAACAGCCTTATACGTCGTTTACCAGACTTTTGTTTAATGTGTAGCCTGCAATACAGATGTTACAATGTACAGAGTTACATTGATTTCCAtgaaagctaacgttagctacacTGTTTGTCTTCAAGGCTGGATTAGCAACTGTCCCTGTCAACCATTTACTTTCTTTGCTTTACACAGCTAGATATGAACAGGCATATTAATTACAGGTTACTCctaaattattttctgttaaacTATATTGTCACACAGCAAACCTGGTGCCATGTATAATGCACACAGTGATTCCCAAAAGTCTCCTGGTCCCTCAACATCGAGCACTTTGCAACTAGGCAACGCGGCCTAAAGTAGGTCTGTGAGTCTGAAGTTTCTTAAGAGTTATAGTCCCCTCAAAACTCATGGTTtaattgtttatatttttccaTATTTGTCAATAAATCATCACATGGCcttatattttatattgtgaACCCCACAGAGGCATGTAGAGCCTCTATTGGGGACCACTGATTTTCTCCACAATATACAGTACCATAGTTTCTTGAAAGTCTTTGCTGTCGTTGGTCCCATCCACCTTGTAGGTCCCAGACTGGTTgaggtagtagtagtagtctGGGGTCATGATGCCCAGACCCTCTTTCTGCTGACTGTTGGCGCCCTCTATCAGCTGGAAGAGAAAAGTGTAGGTAGAAAAGAAGTTAGGAGTGGCAGTTCTTTTCAGAGTGGAtgcagaaaaaatatgtatggtTCACTATTACCTAAATTAATAATGAATCATAAATAGACAGGATCAGTATCTGTGACAATCAGTGCTTGCTCTGACCTGATAGTAAATGTGGAAGTTACGCTCGCTCTCATTCTGGCTCACCACCCTTGACTTCTCCAGCAGGAAGTTTGAGATTTTTCCGCCATctggttctcctcctctgctgaacTGAATCTCAAAGTATTTCCCCTGTTAGAtgcaaagtcaaagtcaacaaTCAGAGGTGTCAAACAGTCTGTCATCTAATAAATCTCTCTCATCTGGTTAACTCAGCAGGTGCAGAGTGAGTGCGCTCCTTGTGCACCTGCCCGACACACTAACAAAACCTCATTGAAACCTCAGTAAAGCCAATACAGAGAACATTGAATAAATAACTCAGATTAGAATTGAAATTTCTTAAAACACTTGTTGTCAGGATGAGACAGTGCCAGAACACTGTAGCAGATTTCCAGATAAAAACTGTGCCCTCCATGGTTGCTACATCTGTATGACCTGGAAAATACTCTGCATACATCTAACTACACTGACCTGCACTAAAGCTTTCTAGCTACACGAAGGGGCTACAGAAACATTACAATTTAGTGACTTGCACTAATCTGCACACTTGCATGTTCTTCTTTATAGGTGTGAAATAAGAGTCATCCTAAGGACCCCACTGATGAGAAATGACACGGGTTGTGTCGTCTTGTAGGGAGCATCATACCAACGATGCTAACTGACACAACGCTTCATAAGACAAACTAAATATTATATATGTGCCCCTATTTCTCAAATATACCCTTTGCGGTAAGTGCATCCTTTTAATACTTTGGATCAGTACTATGTTTTGATAGGTgaataatgttatttttccattagagctgaaacatttaattaattgaaGCTCTGAAGAAACTTCACTGAAGAACGACTTTAGAAATTGATTAAATTGTAGTAAAAATGTAGTGTTTCAAAAATTACTGCTCATCATTCCATAGTTTTAACTTCGAAGTTGTAATGTTTGCATATTTGTCCATCTCATGTGATAGTTAACTCAATACATTTGGTATTTGGACTGTTGGTTAGACAAAACCTCACCTGTTTTTGGACATTGTCACTGATCATAAATTAACTGAGAAACAATCTGCTTATCATTACAGTAATAATTGTTAGTTCACAAATGGCAGTATGAGAAATCCCCTTTATGTGGAGCATGTCTGTAATGAAGTTTTCTTCATCCATACAAGTCAATTTGCGTAATCCAAGTCTATGGATGCCTCAGATCTTCaatgtagctgctaagctaaaagcctAAGCATGCACCCATTCTGAATTGGGTGCATGAGCTTGACTGCGTGTTCTAGGTGTAAATAGTTTAATtgcaaatcaatttgggatctttggGCTTCCTGAAATGCACATTATGTTGAATGAGCTGTTTAAGCCACttaatgctgttgtttttttatggttggTTAGTGTGCTTTTGTTCTGAACATAACAGtatgcagcagcagcctgtcaaCAGCTCTGGGACCTCATTGTGCCACTACAGCAAAAAACAGTGAATCACCACATTAGGATTTCTCCTCCAGTCTTGATAAAATATCAtagcaatccatccagtagttggAGTGATGTCAGTTTGAATCAGAGTGGTGGACCAGACAGCCAACTTCCCATGCCCATGCcatgctagcatggctaaaaatcAGTACaaactttaacaacaaaaagaaaaattgacattttaggaTCTACAAACCACCACCACAACTAGCATCCGCAGTAAGTGTTGCAGAAAAGATTATACTCACAAAACGACTAGAGTTGTTGTTGCGGACAGTCTTGGCATTACCAAAAGCTTCCAGGAGGGGATTTGACTGTAGGATGATGTCTTTTACAtgctgcccacacacacagtgacaaagtGTGAGACACAACAGAAATGCCTGCTCACTACAGGAAATGTAAAGATATTTTTAGCCATTGTGTGCTGTGCCTACCTGAACTTTCGATCCTCCTCCTGATACTTTGGAAATGTAACCCATGATATATTTGGCAGCTACTGTCTTTCCAGCACCACTCTCACCGCTACCACAACACCATGACAAATAGGACACAacacataacaaaacaacataatgttACTCAAGCTACACTGGCACGTGGCAACCCATTCTGCAATTATAAAAAACGAACAACAGGGCTTTTTGTGATCACCTAATGATGACACACTGATTCTCTCCATCAATCATCATGTTCCTGTACATGTTATCTGTCAAGGCGTAGATGTGCGGTGGATTCTCATATTGGGCCTACAGAGACAAATACAAAGAAAGAGATTTGTGGTCAGTCAGTCCACAGTTTGATCCAAACACCAATTTACAAGGGCTGTTTATGAAATGTTCAGAGAGTGTACTCACAGCTCCTTGGTAAAGTTCGATCTCTCTCTCGGTGAAATAGGGCATCTGCTTGAATGGGTTAACTGATATTAATACAGGGCCGATGTATGTCTGAGTAGAGAGGTCAAGGGGTGTAAATTGTCTTTTAGGCCATAACTAATATACTTCCTAATTTAAATATCCAATGTATAATATATTCAATAACATtcaggttttgttgttgttgtttatcaaGGTGTGTGGCTTATATATGTACTGAGGAGTCAAAGTCAAATATATGTCCAGAAAAATCTGGTTACAATGCAAATGTAACACCAATGCCCCTGCCCCTGTCATTAATATCAGTACATACAATATAGTTTACACAATACAGTCCAGCAATCAAACTCACACAATCTCTGGCAGTAAGGCTTGGGCCAATAATAGATATTACCGACTATCTCTTACACAATATTGAATATTGCACAGCTGTTACGACATCTtaaggcttttattttgcaaaGAAAATGCACGCTGAGCTGTCGTCGCAGCAGCGGCAATGTACCTTGATATTTAAGGAAGTGGCAATGAGACCGGACTGGCGGAGTTTACTACAGGTGAACTGGCCTGACGTGGTGGCATGCACGCAGTGTTGTCAGACAATTATATTGTCTGTCATGATATTTGGGCTGAACAATACAACTGATGTAAAACTTTGGATATCGCCCAATCTTGCTGGCAGTaaatcatcttttcattttgtcattgtggCACAATTAGGAATCACTTCATAACAAGTgcacttaaaaaacaacaaccacagtaCTATTTGTACCAAATGTCATGGTGATCCACCAAACAGTTGACTGACAGACATTACCGCCTCACTAATAAATTACAGGTTATAGTTGGCATCTGTCACATTTATCTGGTATGGCGGTGGTGGGGGGAATTACTAGGGTCATGTCTTCAGTATTTCTAAAAACTTGTGCTGCGGCCTGACAATTATAGAAAAGGTTCAaccgtctgtacttcctgatTACTGTGATAAAATAGTTGccttaaaaagtcaaaacattcTATGCAAATGAGAAACACCAACCACAAGGATCTTTCACTTCATGTCAGTGAACTATCTGGAAtttcaaaattgtttttatCTTGGAAATGGCTAATTCATAGTTGCTGATGAGATCAAGCTTGTTGACGAATAGTTATCCCTGACAAGTTGTAGGTCCTTGTGacttgctgctgcagtgtgcttGAAGTGACATCAGCTGTGAATTTCTTTTCCTGACTTTAAATATAGGTTTCAAGTTCAGCTGTGCTCTAAGAAGACGGAAGTGAGCGGTGAGTCATATTGAatgcagaagaggaagagtgaaTTCATTGTATTCATGCCCTTATATGTTTGTTCAAATTGTTTGACCGTGTGGTTGTCATTCTTTTGgcatatgtttgtgtttaaagatGGGCTGGATGTTTTAATGGTGATGATGTAGGAATCCATGTAACAGAGACATTGATTGGACAGGATACACAACAATAATACTCCACATTTAaccaaattcaaattcagttttcttaAATCTCTTAATCTTTTGGTGTTCTTGAGTGATTAAAGGACGAGGTAGAGAGTGGGCTCTgaagacagactgacacagtgGCTGAAACTTCCTGTCCCACATTCATTATGATTTCCTGCCAGCAAGAATCTAAACAAGAGTCCGTTGCTGATCTTTCTAATGTCCCCGCAGATAAATCAAGTAATATCATCAATATTTGTGACCACAATTTGAGGTGTCCAGAATTGGAGACGATGATATTGAAAGGATACAAAGATGTAGTCGTCCATGTATCTTTTCTTAAGGTTTTCCACGATGGCATCCTCAGTGATCTTGGATAGCAGGACCATGTCGTCCACTCCGCTCTGCTTAACATTTTGACTCTGCCAGTGGTACTTGGCCTGAATCACAcaccagagagaggaagagagagggttatactgtgtttttttgtctttatatcCATATCTAATTGGCATATGAACCCTGAAAGCTGAATGATGGAAATAGTGCCATGACTTAAGAAAAGAGTCTGTGTTCAAATCTTCCATCTTTGCGGAAGTGCAATACTAAATTGTTGGAACAAagtgccaaaacaaaacagaaacaaacaaacaaacacacacacacaaacaaacaaacaaggaagaacgggaaagtaacaaaaaacaacaaccagacaatggaaaaataaaacagaatacaagaaacaaacaagagagaagTGAACTGAtaaatgaacaatgaaaaacaaagaaggggaataaagtaaaataaaaataaagacgcAAAAAATAACCGAACAAGCTCACAAACAActaaacagaaagaaataaataaagaaggaaaagatGTAGGAGACTGTAAAATGTTGGTTCCTCAGCTGTCTGTTGATTTTGGTTAATGACAAAGACAAGTTTGGCATCATGTCTGAAGAATGCAACCCACTGTGGTCGTCATTACAGGAAGCTGGGGCTGGTTGCTGAGAAACAGGTCAAAGATGAGGTGAGCTCATTTTCTAAGTTTGACGTTTTAGAGAAGCACCAGCTAAACTTTGTGACTTGCTGACTGTACACAGGATCTGATCGTGACTTGGTGATGAATCAACAGCTTAATAATGTTGTGaaacaatgtgtgttttaataatgaAGAGTGCATCAGACAGACCATAATTCTCTGTTGAGAGCTTCTTGTGGGACCCTGAGGTGAACTCATCTCCTACGTCTTGGTTTTCCAAAAGAAATACTGGTTTGTTTGATGTGTGAAGTCTTACAGGTCTTGACATTGGCATGTTGGTTGAGCTGTGGTCTGGGGCTTCCACCTATGCCTTTAgtcctttttcttattttgtaatTCATTTGTCATATTCTGCACCAAACCTATTTAGAACTTTTCACCAGAAATGCcagaaactttcaaaataaaaacacatcaaaagtATGGATATATAGTTTGAAATTCTGTTAACATTTAAAGTTTCCAGAGTATCTAGTAATTCCAAAATATGAGAGACTGAGATTTaaggaaatgtgaaaaaataaaataaaaatacaataaatgtgttACTATTTGTATAAAAGAAATGTCATGTACTGTAGCTCAGTTAAGTTGTGGTCTAAGCAGAcacacagtataagaaaaagagtatttatttcatttcctcatctcattgaatgtgtatttttaattctAAATTTAAATCCCCTCTGGGGAATTTCAGACAGAGAAGTCAGAAGTGTCTGATTAGAACCCTTGAAATCAGAAGCAGCAAAGCCCATCTGTTCTTACTGAAGatacaaatctttaaaaacaggtcACTTACATAGTTTCATTAAAAAGGGTTTATTGTTTTCCAAAAACAGCTGGGCACAGTAGGTTTCATTAATGATGAGTCAATTCTGTTTTGTCTATTCTCAGCAGCAGTTCAATTTTCATTGGGCTCTATTTGGTATTTATTGCAGCAGGATGTTGATGTGGCATGTCTTAAAGTAAACTACAGCGTGACCTAGTAGCTCGGTCGCTAGAGCATGCAACCCATGCACAGAGGTCTGGGGTTCAGGTCCGACCGGTGGCCTTTGTTGcatgtcaccccccccccccccccccacactttattttatCTCACTTTATCTCgtcacatgaaaaacattttcgGACTGCGGTACTCTTCGCTGTTTGTTTTACCTGCCTGAAACGGGCAATGTAAAAACTCTACGGACATTATCTGTAAGCTAGCTGATAACAGACACACTTACTGTATCTATTAAAGTGTGTCTTTTATGTGATTGTGGTCAGCCTCTGACTAAAGTCAGAACTCAGCAGAATCTCTGGTTCTTTGTACTGTTTCCCTCCAGTCTTAAGAAGCTGCAGATTTATAAAGCCTTTTGGAGAAGCTAATTCTGAGCTCAAGTTGAATTTGTTTCAACACAATGGCATGATCGACAAGTTTAGTCTTTCCACTGACTTTGTAATCACACGGCTTCTAAAATCCACTTAAAGCCCTGTCCACATTAGGATCGGGATGATAGACGGTGCCATTGTTCATTGCAGACTGGCTGACAGTCATCGACTTCTGAGCCCTACACCATCCTAAAATTGTGAGCTAAAATGATCCACATTGGAGTTGTTGGCCTTTTCTGGTCTGTTGTTTGCTCAATGCACTAATGTTACATCTTCATggcaattttatttttaaatctgccAGGTGCGGCGAACCTAAGACACTCGGTTACATCATTTACagcagtttcttttctttggacCACTCttactgtgtttcttttgttcggGCTCTTGTTATTTGTGTTCTCTTAGCTAACTTAGCCAACTAACTTTGTTTGAAGCTTCTGAGGTTTTACACAGCTAAGTTACAGACGTGGCATAGAGATACTAACCCTTTTAACCTGGTATGGGGATATGTGAAGGTGGATGGCGGTATTTTAAGACTACCTTAAATAACTAGGCCCTGGTCGATATTGGCACGTCACAGATAAATCCATATGGATGTATATTTTATATCTGAAAACtttctcttatttatttattaataataatttattatcAAATTCCCAAGGAAATGTATAATTTTAGTGGACTGGTGTTATTTTGGATGATAAAgcttattgttaaactgtaaaatgtcttgCATCCGTGATATGTTTTTCAATTTGGGAGGGATGTATACATTGATATTTAAAGAATACTGGCTATCTATTGATATCCCCATCCGGTATCAGTGGGGCTCTAttaaaaagaatgttttaaactaGTTAAAAACCTTCTCCATATATGAATACTTCTCATATTAGGGAAGAGCCGCTGATGACACTGAAATCTGTTCTCGTTAAGAAACACTTTCTACTCTTCAAACTCTGAGCAGTCATGAGATAGTCAAGCCGTGTagttaaaaagtcaaataattCAGATATCGAGAACCACAAATAGAATAGAATGTGGTtttgacacagcagctctgatccGAAAAACTTGCGGCATCAAACCGGAACTTTCTGCACAGTTGTTGAAAGAAACTGTGAGCTGACCCTTTAACACCCACCTCAGTTCTCACGATTAGTTCTGCCCGATTGTGAGCACCAGACATATTTAAATGGACAGTTGCAGATCTTTAACTGCAGCCTCCTCAAGTTGTTGACTCTGATTTTGAAAGGTTAAAAGCTGAACGATGATGACTGTGTTTTATGACTTCAAACAAAAGACTGGTTGAGGTTGGATATGTGATGGATCATTCTGAGTGTGAGGAGGAAGTGTTGTAGGCCTCTCCTGTAGTCCACTTCCCCCCTCTCATACCTCATCTCTGCCTCTTGTGAAACCCTAAAAACTTTGTACATGCTTCTGGTTCTCTTCCTGCAACCGCCTGCACAACCCGAGGGGGCTGTCAAAGCTGTTTTCAGCACTGTGCAAGCAATAAATCTTATCAACTGAGATTACAGAACAACTCTATAGATTCACGGATAATTCAAGATGATGGGTTTTTCAACTTATTTTAACATGGGCGCCACATTTTGTGACAGTCTCTGGTCCTTTTTTTACGCCCTACATCTGACTTCAATCAGTCCAAATCCACAGTTTTATCTGAAGTGTGATCCCAAATCAAAAAACACGATAATCCAACTGGTGTGTTTTATTAGCTTGAATTGCTCTCAATGAGAGGACCATTGAGGTTAGCtcaaggcagaaaaaaaagaggaaactcgctgtctctctcagaAGGAGCTGAATTTCTCTGAAGAGATGGCCTTTAAAGGCAAACTATGAAATCCATCTCCATGTAAAAAATGGATtcaaacaatgaaacacttttttttttatgacttgtTGCATAGAAACTTCTGAA includes the following:
- the myo1f gene encoding unconventional myosin-If yields the protein MAKYHWQSQNVKQSGVDDMVLLSKITEDAIVENLKKRYMDDYIFTYIGPVLISVNPFKQMPYFTEREIELYQGAAQYENPPHIYALTDNMYRNMMIDGENQCVIISGESGAGKTVAAKYIMGYISKVSGGGSKVQHVKDIILQSNPLLEAFGNAKTVRNNNSSRFGKYFEIQFSRGGEPDGGKISNFLLEKSRVVSQNESERNFHIYYQLIEGANSQQKEGLGIMTPDYYYYLNQSGTYKVDGTNDSKDFQETMEAMQVIGIPGDIQTQVLQIVAGILHLGNISFIEAGNYGQVESTDLLAFPAYLLGIDPNRLQDKLTSRRMDSKWGGKSESINVTLNQEQATYTRDALAKALYARLFDYLVEAINKAIQKPHEEFSIGVLDIYGFEIFQRNGFEQFCINFVNEKLQQIFIELTLKAEQEEYVQEGIKWTPIEYFNNKIVCDLIENKLNPPGIMSVLDDVCATMHAKGEGADDTLLQKLQAAVGTHEHFNSWNSGFVIHHYAGKVSYDINGFCERNRDVLFPDLIELMQSSEYDFIRSLFPESLNTDKKGRPTTASSKIKRQANELVNTLMKCTPHYIRCIKPNETKRPKDWEESRARHQVEYLGLRENIRVRRAGFAYRRAFNKFLMRYAILTAETWPCWRGPEQQGVLHLLRSVNMDNDQYQMGRTKVFVKNPESLFLLEEMRERKFDTFARIIQKSWRRFIARKKYEQMREEASDILYNSKERRKNSINRNFVGDYLGLEQRPELRQFLSKRERVDFADSVNKFDRRFKSIKRDMILTPKGIYLIGREKVKKGPEKGQIKEVLKRKLEFGSISSVSLSTRQDDFFILHETQYDSLLESNFKTEFLSLLSKRYEEVNKRKLTISFTDRLEFRVKKEGWGGGGTRVVMVQRGQGDLAQLKPAGKTLTVTVGDGLPKSSKPTRKSAPQSRGGGRNNYAGRAHQNGAATFSRAPPQQQSEITYSAPNKHGRPPNTALPKLGSQRAPRVPAQNQHNQGNLDFLNVPDQGMSGKQRKRSISHRPPPAPKPQPRPQGPRCRALYQYTGQDTDEISFEVNDVFDLVKEDPSGWWTGRIRGREGLFPGNYVEKI